One Armatimonadota bacterium genomic region harbors:
- a CDS encoding GNAT family N-acetyltransferase, translating to MSTIRRAAIEDADLLARIIRESFAGPAKEFGLTPENAPTHPSNCTPEWIERDFGKGVRYFILEDDRLPCGCVAMEIPDPEFCYLERLAVLTGRRRKGFGRLLVQHVLDRAWAHGLRRVEIAIIAVNTDLQLWYEQQGFAVTSTKSLPSLPFDVTFMSLDL from the coding sequence ATGTCCACCATCCGCCGAGCCGCAATCGAAGATGCCGATCTCCTCGCTCGGATCATTCGCGAGTCGTTCGCCGGCCCGGCGAAGGAGTTCGGCCTGACGCCGGAGAACGCCCCGACTCACCCATCGAACTGCACACCCGAGTGGATCGAGCGCGACTTCGGCAAGGGTGTGCGGTACTTCATCCTCGAAGACGACCGCCTACCCTGTGGATGCGTCGCCATGGAGATCCCCGATCCCGAGTTCTGCTACCTCGAACGCCTCGCCGTCCTGACCGGGCGTCGCCGCAAGGGATTCGGTCGCCTGTTGGTCCAGCACGTGCTCGATCGGGCATGGGCTCACGGTCTCCGGCGAGTCGAGATCGCCATCATCGCCGTCAACACCGACCTCCAGCTCTGGTACGAGCAGCAGGGATTCGCCGTCACCTCAACGAAGTCGCTCCCGAGTCTACCGTTCGACGTCACCTTCATGTCCCTCGACCTCTGA
- a CDS encoding flavodoxin family protein: MKVLIMSGSRNPEGQTARAANAFLDGVREAGAECELIFLPPMKIERCLQCENDGWGICRSEGRCVIDDDLASVADEIRGADAVVFATPVYWSDLSESLQAFLNRLRRICIADSGRAGIEGKPAIGICVAGGGGGGAPECTTRMEWILRTSGFDIVDLIPVRRQNLESKVKTLKNTGKWFALKR, translated from the coding sequence ATGAAGGTACTCATCATGTCCGGCAGTCGAAACCCCGAGGGCCAAACCGCCCGGGCCGCCAATGCGTTCCTCGACGGCGTCAGGGAAGCCGGCGCCGAGTGCGAATTGATCTTCCTCCCGCCGATGAAGATCGAGCGTTGCCTCCAGTGCGAGAACGACGGCTGGGGCATCTGCCGCTCCGAAGGCCGATGCGTTATCGATGACGATCTCGCGTCCGTCGCCGACGAGATCCGCGGCGCCGATGCGGTAGTGTTTGCCACGCCCGTCTACTGGTCCGACCTCAGCGAGAGCCTCCAGGCGTTCCTCAACCGCCTGCGTCGGATCTGCATCGCCGACTCGGGCCGAGCAGGCATCGAGGGCAAGCCCGCGATCGGTATCTGCGTCGCAGGCGGAGGAGGGGGTGGCGCGCCGGAGTGCACCACCCGCATGGAGTGGATACTTCGCACCTCGGGCTTCGACATCGTCGATCTCATCCCGGTTCGCCGACAGAACCTCGAGTCCAAGGTCAAGACGCTGAAGAACACCGGCAAGTGGTTCGCATTGAAACGCTAG
- a CDS encoding sigma-70 family RNA polymerase sigma factor gives MSTEREQIYYELLVLRCRRRDKGAMEELIRHWERRLFYYIRRLLDSEEDTWDVLQETWLKVIGSIGDLREPRSLPMWLYRIARNTAMSRLRGRYADRALLDDSEDVSEVDQTTDTFSFEDAEMVHYGLSQLSLPHREVLTLFFLKDLSIDEIAELLGVAPGTIKSRLHFAKRALRAVLEQEEAMR, from the coding sequence ATGAGTACCGAGAGAGAACAGATTTACTACGAACTCCTCGTTCTTCGCTGCCGGCGCCGTGACAAGGGCGCGATGGAGGAGCTGATCCGCCACTGGGAGCGGCGGCTCTTCTACTACATCCGACGGCTGCTCGACAGCGAAGAGGACACATGGGATGTCCTCCAGGAGACCTGGCTCAAGGTCATCGGGAGCATCGGCGATCTGCGCGAGCCGCGCAGCCTGCCGATGTGGCTCTACCGCATAGCCCGAAACACCGCGATGAGCCGCCTGAGAGGACGGTATGCCGACAGGGCATTGCTTGATGACAGCGAGGATGTTTCCGAAGTAGATCAGACCACCGACACCTTCAGCTTCGAAGATGCCGAAATGGTTCACTACGGGCTCAGTCAGTTGTCCTTGCCGCACCGGGAGGTGCTCACCCTGTTCTTTCTCAAGGATCTTTCGATCGATGAGATTGCGGAACTGCTGGGTGTCGCACCTGGAACGATCAAGTCACGGCTCCATTTCGCGAAACGCGCACTGCGAGCCGTGCTGGAGCAGGAGGAGGCCATGCGATGA
- a CDS encoding Nramp family divalent metal transporter, translated as MRRRFTKARLALLFAAIGPGLIAAAADNDAGGIATYSLAGARFGYGLLWVLILITFSLAVTQEMGARMGVVTGKGFGGLIRERFGAKWAALAILVMLVANLFTTVAEFAGIASSLSIFGVPTYFSVPLAAVGVYLLMVKFDFRRVQQVFLLSSVLYISYIISGVLARPDWGLAARSVFQPHIPWTSTAYLLMFVATVGTTITPWGQFFIQSYVVDKRLSAEDLGYARADVYLGAVLTNFVAFFIIVACAATIWATRSTVDSVASASQLAVALRPLAGRFASGLFAFGLLNASLLGAAILPLTTAYATSETFGWESGMDKRFSEAPIFYGILAFFIFFAAVIVLLPNLPLLMMMLLPQVLNGMLLPIVLVFVLKITNDAAFMGRHTNSRGFNVVAVATVALMILLTALLLASPFIERLC; from the coding sequence ATGCGAAGGCGATTCACGAAGGCGAGACTTGCCCTGCTGTTCGCCGCGATCGGTCCAGGACTCATAGCGGCGGCGGCGGACAACGACGCAGGCGGCATTGCCACCTACAGCCTGGCAGGTGCGCGCTTCGGCTACGGGCTGCTGTGGGTACTCATTCTTATCACCTTCAGCCTTGCGGTCACCCAGGAGATGGGTGCGCGCATGGGTGTCGTCACCGGCAAGGGGTTCGGCGGGCTGATACGCGAGCGGTTCGGCGCGAAGTGGGCGGCGCTGGCGATACTCGTGATGCTAGTGGCCAACCTTTTCACTACCGTGGCCGAGTTCGCCGGGATTGCGTCAAGCCTCAGCATCTTTGGCGTCCCGACGTACTTCAGCGTGCCCCTCGCCGCCGTTGGAGTCTACCTCCTGATGGTGAAGTTCGACTTCCGCCGTGTCCAGCAGGTGTTCCTTCTGAGCAGCGTTCTCTACATCTCCTACATCATATCCGGCGTCCTCGCGCGACCCGACTGGGGGCTGGCGGCCCGGAGCGTCTTTCAGCCGCACATCCCGTGGACCAGCACCGCGTACCTGCTGATGTTCGTCGCTACCGTTGGCACGACCATCACACCGTGGGGCCAGTTCTTCATACAGTCGTACGTCGTGGACAAGCGGCTTAGTGCCGAGGACCTCGGGTACGCGCGGGCGGATGTCTATCTCGGCGCGGTTCTCACGAACTTTGTCGCGTTCTTTATCATAGTCGCCTGCGCCGCAACCATCTGGGCGACGAGATCGACAGTTGACTCTGTCGCGTCGGCATCCCAACTTGCCGTCGCGCTTAGACCGCTAGCGGGCAGGTTCGCGTCCGGCCTATTCGCGTTCGGACTGCTCAATGCATCGCTTCTCGGGGCGGCGATACTCCCGCTGACAACCGCTTACGCGACGAGCGAGACCTTCGGCTGGGAGTCCGGAATGGACAAGCGGTTCTCCGAAGCTCCGATCTTCTACGGCATACTGGCGTTTTTCATCTTCTTCGCCGCCGTGATCGTACTCTTGCCGAACCTTCCGCTTCTGATGATGATGCTGTTGCCTCAGGTGCTGAACGGGATGCTCCTACCCATCGTCCTGGTTTTCGTCCTGAAGATCACTAACGATGCCGCATTCATGGGCAGACACACGAACTCGCGCGGTTTCAACGTCGTGGCCGTCGCAACGGTCGCGCTGATGATCCTCCTGACCGCGCTCCTGCTCGCCTCACCGTTCATCGAGCGGCTGTGTTGA
- a CDS encoding magnesium transporter: MQFLTQALGRAVIDSIGEPIGKVRDVIATPAEPLPIVSAMVVQNSHGMLLIPWAQVREEVDGFALPVRGDRLLAYSPRPDDIWLKRQVLDRQIVDIHDYKVVRVNDVRFVETPGEIRLLGVDASTRGLLREIGVEWLSNLLRNIFHKPLPEKIIPWEDVETLEQKQDGPIKLKIPLQKLSKLHPADIADIIEQMNPMQRTDIIESLDVQTAADVLPETAPEIQAEIIDDLDTDDAADILEEMEPDEAADILGDLPEERTEEILKEMEPEEATDVRELLVYEDETAGGLMTTEFLAISDQFTAQQVIERVRELSPDAETIYYLYAVDSGEKLVGVISLRDLIVALPDTPVEEFMVKRVIHLHPEASLREVAELFTKYNLLALPVVDYDNELKGIITVDDIFEHVPVRAWSGRPGRRQTADDHTLEHEVGA, from the coding sequence ATGCAGTTCCTGACTCAGGCACTCGGTCGAGCGGTCATTGACAGCATCGGCGAACCGATCGGCAAGGTGCGCGATGTTATCGCCACGCCCGCCGAACCGCTTCCCATTGTCTCGGCCATGGTCGTCCAGAACAGCCATGGAATGCTGCTGATCCCTTGGGCTCAGGTGAGAGAGGAGGTAGACGGGTTCGCCCTGCCGGTTCGCGGTGATCGCCTCCTGGCCTACTCACCGCGGCCCGACGACATCTGGCTCAAGCGACAAGTGCTGGACAGGCAGATCGTTGACATCCACGACTACAAAGTCGTGCGTGTCAACGACGTGCGGTTTGTGGAGACGCCCGGCGAGATCAGGTTACTCGGGGTCGACGCGTCCACGCGCGGCCTGCTCCGCGAGATCGGCGTTGAGTGGCTCTCCAACCTTCTGCGCAACATTTTCCACAAGCCCCTGCCCGAGAAGATCATCCCCTGGGAAGACGTGGAAACGCTTGAACAGAAGCAGGACGGCCCCATCAAATTGAAGATTCCGCTCCAGAAGCTGTCGAAGCTCCACCCAGCCGACATAGCGGATATCATCGAGCAGATGAACCCGATGCAGAGAACCGATATCATCGAGAGCCTCGACGTCCAGACTGCCGCTGACGTCCTGCCGGAGACCGCTCCGGAGATACAGGCCGAGATCATAGATGACCTGGACACGGACGACGCGGCCGATATCCTGGAAGAAATGGAGCCCGACGAGGCTGCAGACATCCTGGGCGACCTTCCCGAGGAGCGCACAGAGGAGATACTGAAGGAGATGGAGCCGGAAGAGGCCACCGACGTCCGCGAGCTGCTCGTCTACGAGGACGAAACGGCGGGCGGCCTCATGACGACCGAGTTCCTGGCCATTTCAGATCAGTTCACCGCTCAGCAGGTAATCGAGCGTGTGCGCGAACTCTCCCCGGATGCCGAGACGATTTACTACTTGTACGCCGTCGACTCCGGTGAAAAGCTCGTCGGCGTGATCTCGCTCAGAGACCTGATCGTCGCGCTCCCGGACACCCCTGTTGAGGAGTTCATGGTCAAGCGAGTCATCCACCTCCACCCCGAGGCGAGCCTGAGGGAAGTGGCAGAGCTGTTCACCAAGTACAACCTCCTCGCCCTTCCGGTTGTGGACTACGACAACGAACTGAAGGGGATCATCACCGTGGACGACATCTTCGAACACGTCCCTGTGCGCGCGTGGAGCGGCAGGCCGGGAAGGCGTCAGACGGCGGACGATCATACCCTCGAACATGAGGTAGGGGCCTGA
- a CDS encoding sulfotransferase: protein MLVTVIGRGHGGTRAMSQTLVESGVYMGGQLNGSYDLVPPGDMYEACRVMARHVVHLGGVRWDFSALDAVPVDAEFARLVDSYLTSVLGSVESRRGWKLPETTLIYPWIVRMFPEAYYIHWSRDPRDSILGAHMTDDLAAFGVSYDPTDDERLRRAISWKYQREIVKATQAPKNTIDVRFEDFVLDQERTLARLERFLGFPLARIEVRPESVGRWQSAEGPTVFDFLQDDMAELGYL from the coding sequence ATGCTTGTCACTGTTATCGGTAGAGGGCACGGGGGCACCCGGGCGATGTCTCAGACGCTCGTGGAGAGCGGTGTCTACATGGGTGGGCAACTGAACGGGTCATATGATCTCGTCCCGCCGGGTGACATGTACGAGGCGTGTCGGGTGATGGCGCGCCACGTCGTTCATCTGGGCGGCGTGCGTTGGGACTTCTCGGCCCTCGATGCCGTGCCGGTTGATGCGGAGTTCGCCCGACTGGTTGATTCGTATCTAACTTCCGTTCTGGGCAGCGTGGAGAGCCGCAGGGGCTGGAAGCTTCCCGAGACCACGCTGATCTACCCCTGGATAGTGCGTATGTTCCCCGAGGCGTACTACATTCACTGGAGCCGCGACCCTCGCGATTCGATTCTCGGTGCGCACATGACCGATGATCTCGCCGCGTTCGGCGTTTCCTACGACCCCACCGATGACGAGCGGCTTCGGCGCGCGATAAGCTGGAAGTACCAGCGGGAGATCGTAAAGGCGACTCAGGCGCCCAAGAACACCATAGACGTCCGGTTCGAGGATTTCGTTCTTGATCAGGAGCGTACACTGGCGCGTCTGGAGAGGTTTCTCGGTTTCCCGCTTGCCCGCATAGAGGTCCGTCCTGAATCCGTCGGGCGTTGGCAGAGCGCCGAGGGGCCGACAGTCTTCGATTTTCTTCAGGACGATATGGCGGAGTTGGGGTATCTCTAA